In Candidatus Cohnella colombiensis, one DNA window encodes the following:
- a CDS encoding glycosyltransferase family 2 protein: MSTLISLCMIVKDEEASLGRCLDSVKQYVDEIIIVDTGSTDRTIDIAKRYTDRIYHFKWINDFAAARNESLKHATSTWIVILDADDYMEQKDIAQLREKLSSISPRPNIAYQIPYISIIGKQQNSSINKSSAIRIFPNHMGIYFHRPIHEQVMSDRGLTMKAVALNIPIYHTGYLDNHVESKRKHERNMKIFNEMKQHMTLTSYDYYTIGNEHLVAEAYEDGLDAYEQALLLSHTDDPWVTPLRVCMLDTLLLLKRFADAWIFIDKYLEDLKQYADIRCLIGITLHGLGFKERSKLEFLEAIQLADARTSNKEDAFIINADYAYVVPIRYLIQQYECEGNFSQCIYYLTKLLVSNPTDLSALTKMIQLLSLQEVPSAIIRFFEQLAPNDNKEHYDLLLAKISLFLGSRELTHSYVNRTSVLEQLEFHELLRNAMLFNDEEQYNQLVQSATPNQLVHPLTIKELRLGSAIWATADYPEWSTDIASEVLYELYTLQQYECFDQLVQQFSSSADIVNRIADYLYRNHHHEIALQYHSHLLDHNQLNAENSIHVAQMYINQNQLSEALPFIDYALKLKPESKELYIMYYVTCNDPHMKQQILTALIDLDPTFRQLTALLEAL, translated from the coding sequence GTACAATCGATATAGCTAAACGATATACCGATCGTATTTATCACTTTAAGTGGATTAATGATTTTGCAGCTGCACGTAATGAATCCTTGAAGCACGCAACTAGCACTTGGATTGTGATCCTTGACGCCGACGATTACATGGAACAGAAAGATATTGCTCAATTACGAGAAAAACTGTCTTCAATATCACCACGGCCTAACATTGCTTATCAAATTCCATATATTAGTATTATCGGCAAACAACAGAATAGCTCTATCAACAAATCGTCTGCCATACGTATATTCCCTAACCATATGGGAATCTATTTCCACAGACCGATTCATGAACAGGTGATGTCCGATCGCGGATTGACGATGAAGGCAGTTGCTCTCAACATTCCGATCTATCATACAGGTTACCTGGATAACCATGTGGAAAGCAAACGTAAGCACGAACGTAATATGAAGATTTTCAATGAGATGAAGCAACATATGACATTAACATCCTATGACTACTACACAATAGGAAACGAACATCTCGTCGCAGAAGCCTATGAAGATGGTTTAGATGCTTACGAGCAAGCCTTATTGCTAAGCCATACTGACGACCCATGGGTAACGCCACTACGGGTATGTATGCTTGATACCCTATTACTGTTGAAACGATTCGCAGACGCCTGGATTTTTATTGATAAGTACCTTGAAGACCTCAAGCAATATGCAGATATTCGATGTTTGATAGGGATTACACTACATGGCTTAGGCTTTAAAGAGCGTTCGAAATTGGAGTTTCTTGAGGCGATCCAGCTTGCCGATGCGAGAACGAGCAATAAAGAGGATGCTTTCATCATTAATGCAGACTATGCCTATGTTGTGCCCATCCGATATTTAATTCAGCAGTACGAATGTGAAGGTAACTTTTCACAATGTATATACTATTTAACGAAACTGCTTGTTTCCAATCCAACAGATCTAAGTGCGCTTACGAAGATGATCCAATTGTTGTCGCTTCAAGAAGTCCCTTCTGCGATCATTCGTTTCTTTGAGCAATTGGCACCAAACGACAATAAGGAGCACTATGACTTGTTGCTTGCTAAGATTAGTCTCTTCTTAGGAAGTAGAGAGTTGACCCATTCCTATGTCAATAGAACATCAGTTCTTGAACAGCTCGAATTTCATGAACTTTTGCGAAACGCCATGCTTTTCAATGATGAGGAGCAATATAACCAGCTTGTTCAATCTGCTACACCTAATCAACTAGTACATCCTCTAACGATTAAAGAGCTTCGGTTGGGCTCAGCAATATGGGCAACAGCCGATTATCCAGAGTGGTCGACCGACATTGCCTCAGAGGTGTTGTACGAGTTATACACCCTTCAGCAATATGAATGCTTTGACCAGCTTGTTCAACAGTTTAGCAGTTCAGCAGACATTGTTAATCGGATTGCAGACTATCTCTATCGAAACCATCATCACGAGATCGCTCTGCAATATCACTCCCATCTGCTTGATCATAACCAACTGAATGCAGAGAACAGCATACATGTTGCACAGATGTATATCAATCAGAATCAACTATCAGAAGCGTTGCCTTTCATCGATTACGCTCTAAAGTTGAAGCCTGAATCGAAGGAACTCTATATCATGTATTATGTAACTTGTAACGACCCACATATGAAGCAACAAATACTAACAGCGCTAATTGATCTTGATCCAACATTCAGACAACTAACCGCTTTGCTGGAGGCCCTATGA
- a CDS encoding glycosyltransferase family 2 protein has protein sequence MTNNLISLCMIVKNEEKTLERCLSSVYRYLDEIIIVDTGSTDRTIEIAKRYTDHIYHFTWVNDFSVARNESLKYATSKWILYMDADDYMEEKDIASLRELLSELIPQPDLVYQIPYTSLLSNQATGPMNITPAIRVFPNHMDLQFHRPIHEQLQSERGIPLRAADIKIPIYHTGYTPTEMEEKKKHERNLSIFNELKETTGFNAYDYFTLGNQYLVMKEYDKALNAYQSSLDTTSSRNVWLKPLLLSMLETLIKQGKFIEAWTFTETQMEPCLEYSDARCIIGTVLHALGFWEKSKIEFLTAIDLAEKRLNNKQDPYILSPEYSMVIPLKYLANIYERESNISQSTYYFTKYIMVNPQDIEALSKLVELLSLSGSVETTTSLLEQLLEVGTDALKAATLTKISLSLGDRELTSYYIKKYDILNHLAPYDRLRYYLLFNNKIDFERELALCTPSHKEHPSFIKHLLLGAIVWNEADWSNTFSIDPEHESYPYWSITTNIINNQYNKQDPNSIAVYYDVLTELYTLQQDSAYDQLIDLLSTPELINQIASYFYTKHHYEIAEQYHSYLIENNELNTDNSIRLAFKNLGQGNIQDTLMFLEYTLTLKPKSKDIYILYCTLCNDPTAREEKKNKLLQIAPEYNSLSLFHTF, from the coding sequence ATGACGAATAATTTGATCTCCCTATGCATGATTGTTAAAAATGAAGAAAAGACATTAGAACGCTGCCTAAGCAGTGTCTACCGCTATCTAGATGAGATCATTATTGTCGATACCGGTTCAACTGACCGTACGATTGAAATTGCGAAACGCTACACTGACCACATCTATCATTTCACATGGGTTAACGATTTTTCAGTAGCGAGAAATGAATCATTGAAATACGCCACGAGCAAATGGATTCTTTACATGGATGCAGATGATTACATGGAAGAAAAGGATATCGCTAGCCTTCGGGAGCTGTTGTCAGAGCTGATACCACAACCGGATTTGGTCTATCAAATCCCTTATACTAGCCTTCTTTCCAATCAAGCAACAGGACCTATGAATATCACTCCTGCAATTCGAGTTTTCCCAAATCATATGGATCTCCAATTCCATCGGCCTATTCACGAGCAACTGCAATCCGAGCGAGGGATACCTTTAAGAGCGGCTGATATTAAAATCCCAATCTATCATACAGGATACACACCGACAGAAATGGAAGAAAAGAAAAAGCATGAACGCAACCTGTCCATTTTTAACGAATTGAAAGAGACGACTGGTTTTAATGCTTACGATTACTTCACATTAGGCAATCAATACTTGGTGATGAAGGAATATGACAAAGCACTAAATGCGTATCAAAGCTCATTAGATACCACTTCTTCTCGAAATGTATGGCTAAAACCGTTGCTACTCTCAATGCTAGAAACGTTAATCAAGCAAGGCAAGTTTATTGAAGCATGGACATTTACCGAAACTCAAATGGAGCCCTGCTTAGAGTACTCTGATGCACGATGTATAATCGGAACGGTTCTTCATGCGCTAGGTTTTTGGGAGAAATCAAAAATCGAATTTCTTACAGCCATTGATCTTGCTGAGAAACGCTTAAACAATAAACAAGATCCATATATATTAAGTCCTGAATACAGCATGGTCATCCCGCTCAAGTACCTAGCAAATATTTACGAACGTGAAAGCAACATTTCGCAAAGTACTTATTATTTTACAAAATATATAATGGTTAACCCGCAAGATATTGAGGCTTTATCTAAATTAGTCGAATTGTTATCTCTAAGTGGGAGTGTAGAAACGACTACCTCATTGCTTGAACAATTGCTAGAAGTAGGGACTGACGCTCTAAAAGCTGCCACACTAACAAAAATCTCTCTCTCACTAGGCGACCGCGAATTAACCAGTTATTACATTAAAAAATACGATATATTAAATCATCTCGCACCTTATGATCGGCTTCGTTACTACCTACTTTTCAACAATAAAATAGACTTCGAGCGTGAACTAGCCTTATGCACTCCATCGCATAAAGAGCATCCTTCATTTATCAAACATCTCCTATTAGGGGCAATCGTTTGGAATGAAGCGGACTGGAGTAATACATTTTCTATTGATCCTGAGCATGAGTCATACCCTTATTGGTCGATTACAACTAATATCATTAACAATCAATACAACAAACAAGATCCTAATTCAATCGCAGTATATTATGATGTACTTACTGAACTCTATACTTTGCAGCAAGATTCAGCTTATGATCAACTCATTGATTTACTATCTACTCCAGAGTTAATCAATCAAATTGCTAGTTACTTCTACACGAAACATCACTATGAGATTGCAGAGCAATACCACTCCTATCTCATAGAGAACAATGAACTTAACACGGATAATAGTATACGTCTTGCTTTCAAAAACTTGGGTCAAGGCAATATACAAGATACCCTAATGTTTTTAGAATATACGTTAACTCTGAAACCAAAATCTAAAGACATCTACATTCTCTACTGCACATTATGCAATGATCCTACAGCTAGAGAAGAAAAGAAAAATAAATTGCTTCAAATTGCTCCTGAGTACAACTCCTTATCTTTGTTCCATACTTTCTAA
- the fliS gene encoding flagellar export chaperone FliS: protein MLANPQQKYQLSSIQTASPAKLLLMLYDGAIRFVKQAIVGIETKDWQMTNENLIKAQRIVNEFIASLNHDYEISKQLLEIYDYMVRSLIEANMKKNKEKAEEVLNHLTELREAWYEASKKIASTSGDHG, encoded by the coding sequence ATGTTGGCTAACCCACAACAAAAGTATCAGCTTTCTTCAATTCAAACAGCTTCTCCCGCCAAACTATTGTTAATGTTATATGATGGAGCAATTCGTTTTGTTAAACAAGCGATTGTAGGAATCGAAACGAAAGACTGGCAGATGACGAATGAGAATTTGATTAAAGCGCAAAGAATCGTGAATGAATTTATCGCGTCATTGAATCACGACTATGAGATTTCAAAGCAATTGCTAGAAATCTATGACTATATGGTTCGATCATTAATAGAAGCTAATATGAAGAAGAATAAGGAAAAGGCTGAAGAAGTTCTAAATCACTTGACTGAGCTAAGAGAAGCTTGGTATGAAGCTTCGAAGAAGATTGCTTCTACATCAGGCGATCATGGATAA
- a CDS encoding glycosyltransferase family 2 protein has protein sequence MIVRNEEAKLQRCLSSVAPYVDEMIIVDTGSTDQTIAIATMFGAKIAHYEWINDFAAARNYALSLSSSRWNIVLDADEYIEQFDVEAINQFMQEHRAVGRIHRISETMEENEHNYTSDYITRLIPVDHRFKGRIHEQVVTDLPRVNVPIVIQHDGYLHLNKSDRNIPILQLEVRANPNDPYYYYQLAKEYKGIGQLSESMALFEQAISRLSHKERYAPNVFVEYMYVLQKMQQYEFLIDMISSPPNCVHGFADFHFACGVICLDVMISNPQKYMSLLPLIEQSYRRCLEIGETEVYDTVRGTGSYAALYNLGNYYEVLGQEAEAIMCYQSAAQQGYQKAKLRILDLTRE, from the coding sequence ATGATAGTACGCAATGAAGAGGCGAAGCTTCAAAGATGTTTAAGCAGTGTTGCTCCTTATGTTGATGAAATGATCATCGTAGATACAGGCTCAACCGATCAGACGATAGCGATTGCTACAATGTTCGGGGCTAAGATTGCTCATTATGAATGGATTAATGATTTTGCAGCTGCTCGTAACTATGCATTGTCATTGTCATCTAGCAGATGGAATATTGTACTTGATGCAGATGAGTATATCGAACAATTCGATGTAGAGGCGATTAACCAATTCATGCAGGAGCATCGAGCGGTTGGCAGAATCCATCGAATTAGTGAGACGATGGAAGAGAATGAGCATAACTATACGAGCGATTATATTACAAGGCTAATACCTGTGGATCATCGATTTAAAGGAAGGATCCATGAACAGGTGGTTACAGATTTACCTAGGGTGAACGTTCCAATCGTTATTCAACATGACGGATATTTACACTTGAACAAGTCGGATCGCAACATTCCCATATTACAGCTAGAAGTGAGAGCGAATCCGAATGATCCTTACTATTACTATCAGCTAGCAAAGGAATATAAGGGAATTGGGCAGCTGTCAGAGAGTATGGCCTTATTTGAACAAGCGATATCGAGGCTAAGTCATAAAGAACGATACGCGCCGAATGTCTTTGTCGAATATATGTACGTCTTACAAAAAATGCAACAATATGAATTTTTGATCGATATGATTAGCAGTCCACCAAATTGTGTACATGGTTTTGCGGATTTCCATTTTGCATGTGGAGTAATTTGCCTAGATGTAATGATCTCTAATCCACAAAAATATATGTCACTATTGCCACTGATCGAACAATCATACAGAAGATGTCTTGAGATTGGTGAAACTGAAGTGTATGATACGGTTAGAGGTACTGGAAGCTATGCTGCACTATATAATTTAGGTAATTACTATGAAGTGCTTGGCCAAGAGGCGGAAGCAATAATGTGCTACCAGAGTGCTGCACAACAAGGATATCAAAAGGCAAAACTGAGAATATTAGATTTAACTAGGGAGTGA
- the fliD gene encoding flagellar filament capping protein FliD — protein MVTRISGFSSGLDIDELVKKMMSTQKAPLNKLNQQKTVIEWQREQYRTLNSKLVDFRNNKLSTFGLSNSIGAKQATITGNSSAVTATASSSAVNGSMSINVTSLATAANAKSTAGIGNVSMTDSIESLIASGKLDSSILVGDKVTIDVAGATPIELNKSDTLGTLMSRLNNSKEANVNAYIDSYTGTLVLTSKTTGKTAGVDNVVPPLNVSGAIFGAGGFKLGATQDGANAVLSINGIATERSSNTFTENGVTITLNAASLGTASNIVVSTNTDKIMDTIKSFISEYNSLIEGLNNKLSEERYRKYTPLSTEQKDAMKDDEIKLWEEKAKSGLLRNDTTLSGIVSDMRLASVTSVDINGNKVNLSSFGITTGDWTQRGKLVIADDSKLRAAIEADPDAVIKFFTQQTTESDPKKKGSATNPDNGLFNRLSNIVMTGLERLATKAGTSKYSTDVTSTFLANSTMGEQLRTIDKKIDSATLRLNMIETRYYKQFTAMEKAMNRYNAQSSIFS, from the coding sequence ATGGTTACTAGAATTTCCGGTTTTTCTTCGGGTCTAGATATTGATGAACTCGTTAAGAAGATGATGTCCACCCAGAAGGCACCACTGAATAAATTAAATCAACAGAAGACAGTAATCGAGTGGCAAAGGGAACAATACCGCACACTGAATAGTAAACTCGTAGATTTTCGGAACAATAAGCTCTCTACATTTGGATTGTCTAATTCAATTGGTGCCAAACAAGCTACAATTACGGGCAATAGCTCTGCAGTTACCGCTACAGCAAGCTCCAGCGCTGTGAATGGAAGCATGTCGATTAACGTAACAAGTTTAGCTACTGCTGCTAATGCAAAATCTACTGCAGGTATTGGGAATGTCAGTATGACGGATTCAATTGAATCTTTGATTGCAAGTGGCAAACTGGATTCTAGTATTCTGGTTGGGGATAAGGTTACAATTGATGTAGCTGGAGCAACTCCAATTGAGTTGAACAAGTCTGACACTTTGGGCACGCTAATGTCCAGATTGAATAATAGCAAAGAAGCGAACGTGAATGCCTACATCGATAGCTACACTGGCACTTTGGTATTGACTTCAAAGACGACTGGCAAGACAGCTGGTGTTGATAATGTTGTTCCTCCGCTTAACGTATCAGGAGCGATATTTGGAGCTGGCGGATTTAAATTAGGTGCAACACAAGACGGTGCAAATGCAGTGCTATCTATAAATGGAATTGCTACAGAGCGTTCTAGTAATACATTTACAGAGAACGGTGTTACAATCACATTGAACGCCGCTTCGCTGGGTACTGCTAGCAATATTGTCGTCAGCACGAATACAGATAAAATAATGGATACGATCAAATCGTTTATTTCAGAGTATAACAGTTTAATCGAAGGCTTAAATAATAAATTATCTGAAGAACGTTATCGCAAATATACACCTCTTTCGACTGAGCAGAAAGATGCAATGAAAGATGACGAAATCAAATTGTGGGAAGAAAAGGCGAAGAGTGGTTTGCTTCGCAATGATACTACACTGTCTGGTATCGTATCGGATATGAGGCTGGCTTCTGTTACAAGTGTAGATATCAACGGGAATAAAGTTAATTTAAGCTCTTTCGGGATTACGACCGGAGATTGGACGCAACGGGGAAAACTCGTTATTGCGGACGATTCCAAGCTGCGTGCGGCTATTGAAGCTGATCCTGATGCGGTCATTAAGTTTTTTACGCAACAAACGACTGAATCAGACCCCAAGAAAAAGGGTTCTGCTACAAACCCTGACAATGGTCTATTTAATCGTTTATCCAACATTGTAATGACTGGTTTAGAGAGATTGGCAACAAAAGCAGGGACTTCCAAGTATAGTACTGATGTGACATCAACTTTCCTTGCAAATAGTACAATGGGTGAACAATTGAGGACAATAGACAAAAAAATTGATTCGGCAACATTGAGACTGAACATGATTGAAACGCGATACTACAAGCAGTTTACAGCGATGGAAAAGGCAATGAACAGATACAATGCCCAATCCAGTATATTTAGCTAA
- a CDS encoding flagellar protein FlaG: MSVQLNANTPKVQTQSVVPSAPAVRPKEEGFSTNDMPLPKNGKEMHLAEVKGSKISIGDEQLVKAIERAAKVLSGPTTSVEMQVHKKTNDIVMKVINKETGDVIREVPPEKMLDLVAKMMEFAGILVDERV; this comes from the coding sequence ATGAGTGTTCAATTAAATGCCAATACACCTAAGGTGCAAACCCAATCTGTTGTACCAAGTGCACCAGCAGTTAGGCCAAAGGAAGAGGGTTTTTCAACGAATGATATGCCACTTCCTAAAAATGGGAAGGAAATGCATTTAGCAGAAGTTAAAGGAAGCAAAATTTCAATTGGTGATGAACAATTAGTTAAAGCGATTGAGAGAGCAGCTAAAGTGCTATCTGGACCAACCACATCTGTTGAGATGCAGGTGCATAAGAAGACGAATGATATCGTTATGAAAGTTATTAATAAGGAAACTGGAGATGTCATTCGAGAAGTTCCTCCAGAGAAGATGTTAGATCTTGTCGCGAAGATGATGGAGTTTGCAGGCATATTAGTTGACGAACGCGTATAG
- a CDS encoding flagellin, translating into MRINHNIIALNNHRNMTLNNESTGKNMEKLSSGLRINRAGDDAAGLAVSEKMRGQIRGLEQAQRNVQDGISYVQTAEGAMNEVSAMLVRMKELNVQKANGTYSSTDKSNINEELTALGTQIDQIFTNTKFNSISITGSGIKIQADDDSATISLAAIATTGITGLTSSSSLSKIETAITNTSTQRAKLGALQNRLEYTSNNLGTTVENLTASESRIRDTDMASEMVKLSKNQILLQSSQAMLAQANQAPQGVLTLLR; encoded by the coding sequence ATGCGTATTAATCACAACATTATCGCTCTTAACAACCACCGCAACATGACGCTTAACAACGAATCAACTGGTAAGAACATGGAAAAGCTATCTTCCGGTCTTCGCATCAACCGTGCAGGTGACGATGCTGCAGGTCTTGCAGTTTCCGAAAAAATGCGCGGTCAAATTCGTGGTCTTGAGCAAGCTCAACGTAACGTTCAAGATGGTATCTCCTACGTTCAAACTGCTGAAGGTGCAATGAACGAAGTTAGTGCTATGCTTGTTCGTATGAAAGAGCTTAACGTTCAAAAAGCGAACGGTACTTATTCTTCGACTGATAAATCAAACATCAACGAAGAGTTGACTGCTCTTGGTACACAAATTGATCAAATCTTCACGAACACGAAATTCAACAGCATTTCGATTACAGGTTCTGGAATCAAGATTCAAGCTGATGATGATTCTGCAACGATTTCCCTAGCTGCGATTGCAACTACCGGAATCACTGGCTTGACAAGCTCTTCCTCATTGAGCAAAATCGAGACTGCAATCACGAACACTTCTACTCAACGCGCTAAGCTGGGTGCTCTTCAAAACCGCTTGGAATACACTTCCAACAACTTAGGTACTACGGTTGAGAACTTGACTGCTTCCGAGTCCCGTATCCGTGATACGGATATGGCTAGTGAAATGGTTAAATTGTCCAAGAACCAAATCTTGCTTCAATCTTCACAAGCGATGTTGGCACAAGCAAACCAAGCGCCACAAGGCGTCTTGACATTGCTTCGTTAA
- the csrA gene encoding carbon storage regulator CsrA has product MLVLSRKKGQSIIIQDHIEITVLEVDGDTIKIGIVAPKEVQVMRKELLISIQQSNQEAAKLYGDIANLSSKLKKIEKNSVKPIN; this is encoded by the coding sequence ATGCTCGTATTAAGTCGGAAAAAGGGACAGTCGATCATTATACAAGATCATATAGAGATTACAGTGCTTGAAGTCGATGGCGATACAATAAAAATCGGAATCGTAGCACCCAAAGAAGTTCAAGTGATGCGCAAAGAACTTCTGATCTCCATTCAACAATCGAATCAAGAAGCAGCCAAGTTGTATGGCGATATTGCTAACTTATCTAGCAAGCTGAAAAAAATAGAAAAAAATTCTGTGAAGCCTATAAACTAA
- the fliW gene encoding flagellar assembly protein FliW has translation MKLSTARFGQLEIQEEDVYVFPNGIPGFEQHHRFGLIEVEEHKPFSYLQSISSPDLAFVVIDPFIIYPKYEFDLSEDFIQEIQIQSEDQILVRAIVSVHDNLNDATVNLVAPIVLNANERKGKQLILTHGDYSTKHRLLEGSADE, from the coding sequence ATGAAGCTGAGTACGGCTAGATTTGGACAGCTGGAAATTCAAGAAGAGGATGTTTATGTATTCCCTAATGGGATACCTGGTTTTGAACAGCATCATAGGTTCGGGTTAATTGAAGTAGAGGAACATAAGCCCTTTAGCTATCTCCAGTCAATTAGTAGCCCTGATCTCGCATTTGTTGTGATTGATCCTTTCATTATTTATCCTAAATATGAGTTTGATTTAAGTGAGGATTTCATTCAGGAGATCCAAATTCAGAGTGAGGATCAAATTCTAGTGCGAGCTATTGTAAGTGTCCATGATAATCTTAATGATGCAACAGTAAACTTGGTAGCGCCCATTGTATTAAATGCTAACGAGCGCAAAGGAAAGCAGCTCATTCTTACGCATGGAGATTATTCAACGAAACATCGTTTGTTAGAAGGAAGCGCCGATGAGTAG
- a CDS encoding DUF6470 family protein produces MISVQSQRGLIGVQTERGHFEVKTSLPVYNVQQSPSYYSAHNAPGTLQIDQSLTDNALTGGKPEAFWQRIYSQYRQIALQNLEQIVVEGNQLGDLRNRGNVIAQQALNGFVEGAPDIQVFGEATPRNIHMSYTPNDLNMEFIKGQRDVKVQVSKPDINYVRGSVNIYMQQYPQLTITPPEINLLA; encoded by the coding sequence ATGATTTCAGTGCAATCTCAGCGAGGGCTGATCGGCGTTCAAACTGAGCGTGGACACTTTGAAGTAAAAACCTCTTTGCCTGTGTATAATGTACAGCAGTCACCCTCTTATTATAGTGCTCACAATGCTCCGGGTACGCTTCAAATCGATCAATCACTGACAGATAACGCACTGACTGGAGGCAAGCCTGAAGCTTTCTGGCAACGCATCTATAGTCAGTATCGTCAAATTGCATTGCAAAATTTGGAGCAAATCGTTGTTGAAGGAAACCAATTAGGAGATCTTCGTAACCGTGGGAATGTGATAGCGCAGCAAGCGCTTAATGGATTTGTAGAAGGTGCGCCTGATATTCAAGTGTTCGGAGAAGCAACTCCTAGAAATATTCACATGAGCTACACTCCCAATGATCTAAATATGGAATTTATTAAAGGACAACGGGATGTCAAAGTTCAGGTTTCGAAGCCAGATATCAATTATGTACGTGGGTCGGTTAATATCTATATGCAACAATATCCGCAACTGACGATTACACCGCCAGAAATTAATCTCTTAGCTTAA
- the flgL gene encoding flagellar hook-associated protein FlgL: MYGRVTQGTITNQLLRNINVNLKQSQSLQEKLSTGRNINRPSDDPVGITYALRYRSDLAVNDRYLSNVDSAASQLDFNDTMLTQVNDVLKRVKELAVNGANGTNPLVAMNNIALEMEQLKEQLIDIANTQFKGKYIFNGQFTDTKPYDPNDPNKGVTDPGKLEYIISTGVKMSVNLSGNEVFGYPAASTGVTSTINEEDNIFNVLDNMINALRAGVHSDVNSQIALLETRMDKVLTQQAEVGSRVNRLELMQERLKDLSVNLETLQSLTEDIDIEDVIIRSKVNESIYQASLSVGSKIIQPTLIDFLR; the protein is encoded by the coding sequence ATGTACGGTCGCGTTACACAGGGGACAATTACGAATCAGTTGCTTCGCAACATTAACGTCAACTTGAAGCAATCACAGTCGTTACAAGAGAAGTTATCAACGGGACGTAACATAAACCGCCCTTCCGATGATCCGGTAGGGATTACTTATGCACTACGCTATCGGAGCGATCTAGCTGTGAATGATCGTTATCTTTCTAACGTGGATTCTGCAGCGTCTCAACTTGACTTCAATGATACGATGCTTACACAGGTGAATGATGTGCTGAAGCGAGTGAAGGAGCTTGCGGTTAATGGTGCAAACGGGACGAATCCGCTAGTCGCAATGAATAATATTGCACTTGAGATGGAACAACTTAAAGAACAGCTGATCGATATTGCAAATACCCAATTTAAGGGCAAATATATTTTCAATGGTCAGTTCACTGATACGAAGCCTTATGATCCTAACGATCCGAATAAAGGAGTAACTGACCCTGGAAAACTGGAGTACATCATCAGTACAGGTGTGAAGATGTCGGTTAATTTAAGCGGAAACGAAGTGTTTGGGTATCCAGCAGCGTCAACAGGAGTTACATCTACGATCAATGAAGAAGATAATATATTTAACGTTTTGGACAATATGATTAATGCGCTTCGCGCGGGTGTTCATTCAGATGTGAATAGCCAAATTGCATTGTTAGAGACCCGTATGGACAAAGTGCTTACGCAGCAAGCGGAAGTGGGATCTAGAGTGAATCGTTTAGAGCTTATGCAAGAACGGCTTAAGGATCTCAGCGTAAACTTGGAAACTTTACAGTCTTTGACAGAGGACATTGATATTGAGGATGTAATTATTCGATCGAAGGTGAATGAGAGCATCTATCAAGCTTCGTTATCTGTAGGTTCGAAGATCATTCAACCGACATTGATTGATTTCCTTAGATAA